The Chaetodon trifascialis isolate fChaTrf1 chromosome 16, fChaTrf1.hap1, whole genome shotgun sequence genome includes a region encoding these proteins:
- the tpbgl gene encoding trophoblast glycoprotein-like produces the protein MREKMWIFHSADKAKCLFSLWNQWCLCYAAVVCLLFSPVRTDDACPSSCVCARDSGTVTCRDGEDAEVPGDIPVWTSTLILKGRNISTLQRGAFMINDTESDMTTLSLSYNGIQAIEPYAFLGLPRLHLLDLSHNQLESISARAFHGLLELRSLYLNDSLLPPATMQLPNALSTQSLHNLHRLELAGNSLKSIPLMRLDIYNLHALVLINNSIESISPENVTNLYQLRRIRVYLSLNPFRCNCELEAFYYWLKNSSQCPDAQRLLCSEPEVKRGVPVEKLRREDVDCMNENLEAVSYVFLGIVLALIGVVFLMVLYLNRGGIKRWLNNIREACRDQMEVYHYRYEQDSDPRLANVAV, from the coding sequence ATGAGGGAGAAGATGTGGATATTTCACAGTGCCGACAAGGCAAagtgtcttttctctctttggaATCAGTGGTGTTTGTGTTACGCAGCGGTGGTGTGTTTGTTGTTCTCGCCTGTCAGGACGGATGATGCCTGCCCGTCGTCCTGCGTCTGTGCCAGAGACTCCGGGACAGTCACCTGTCGTGATGGGGAGGACGCTGAGGTACCGGGAGACATACCGGTCTGGACGTCCACCCTGATACTCAAGGGGAGAAACATCTCAACTTTACAGCGCGGTGCGTTCATGATCAACGACACGGAATCGGACATGACAACACTTTCGCTGTCCTACAACGGAATACAGGCTATTGAACCCTACGCCTTCCTGGGACTCCCCCGGTTGCATTTGCTGGATCTGAGCCACAATCAGCTGGAGTCTATCTCAGCCAGGGCGTTCCACGGGTTACTGGAGCTGCGCTCTCTTTACCTGAACGACTCTCTTTTGCCTCCGGCCACCATGCAGCTCCCAAATGCGCTCAGCACACAAAGTTTGCACAACCTCCACAGACTGGAGCTGGCGGGTAACAGCCTGAAGTCTATACCCCTTATGAGATTAGACATCTATAATCTGCACGCATTGGTGCTGATAAATAACTCAATAGAGAGCATTAGCCCGGAAAACGTAACCAATTTGTACCAGCTGCGGCGCATACGCGTCTACTTGTCTTTAAACCCGTTCCGGTGCAACTGTGAACTGGAGGCGTTTTATTACTGGTTGAAGAACTCATCCCAGTGCCCGGATGCACAGCGCCTCCTGTGCAGCGAGCCAGAGGTCAAGAGGGGGGTTCCAGTGGAGAAGCTCCGAAGGGAGGATGTGGATTGTATGAATGAGAACCTTGAGGCGGTTTCGTACGTGTTCCTCGGTATAGTGCTGGCCCTGATAGGGGTGGTGTTTCTCATGGTGCTGTATCTGAACCGGGGAGGCATCAAACGGTGGCTCAACAACATCAGAGAGGCGTGTAGAGACCAGATGGAGGTCTACCATTACCGCTACGAGCAGGACTCAGACCCGAGACTGGCCAACGTGGCTGTTTGA
- the smyd4 gene encoding SET and MYND domain-containing protein 4 gives MDLPCVQWQDHVSQKWTGLDPELKEHFKSLSEIDDVFKCALTLTTQDDLDFVQSISAGCSVQKDTQQAAKCRERGNSSFKTRDYTAAALHYSQGVCFAPLSSEQLSLCYANRSAALYHLQHYQESLNDMDKALNNGYPSQLVHKLEERRSQCLKHLSAGQKAKEAHHNPASNDHKGPDREGPLTLGISPQAAVGFSLEKGRHLVAAERIAAGEVILNERSYSCVVIPGMVEVKGEGARQDTERGVLFGMEHRRCHRCLTETLCPVPCEGCSSTRYCSASCQRDAWEEHHRWECPLGADLMVMGVMSQLALRITLKAGLKNIHIARGPIRGEHTKSVPSCPIRESSDSDPCHYSYYGDSYLSVFHLLHHLNRHSPALRFLCAVTAATLYLKLSKAGHPPASWDLSRPSGESEEGGVADRSSELWMLGSAVLRHVLQLRCNAQAVVMLQDTGAANSPVQSSRELRIATAIFPTLSLLNHSCCPNTSLAFSTGTGADPSGSDVSADLSESEAEDRSTARGVALTVRAAKVIPPGQEILHCYGPHSSRTVTQERQRLLQEQYYFLCQCEACTLQEEEGEGAEGRQESSAGGGSPRDSGLQCGKCKGSLQKRSEDRGIAFICSQSSCGHRMSSSEVSHRLQEIRVLLGEAVDLMEGERPDEALRLLRRTQGQSGLILTETHPLQGELADAMARAYATKGDWNNAASHLERSTVAIGSQYGEDSIELSRQLFKLAQLHFNGGARGPALSVIPKVRRLLCLHCGPHCHEIQELQCMEDCLRG, from the exons ATGGATCTGCCTTGTGTCCAGTGGCAAGATCACGTCTCACAGAAATGGACCGGACTCGACCCCGAGCTAAAGGAACATTTTAAATCCCTGTCTGAAATAgatgatgtttttaaatgtgctctaaCTCTGACAAC CCAAGATGACCTGGACTTTGTGCAGTCAATCTCTGCAGGATGTTCTGTGCAGAAGGACACACAGCAAGCAGCCAAATGCAGGGAGAGGGGCAACTCCAGCTTCAAGACCAGAGActacactgcagctgctctgcactaCTCACAG GGCGTATGTTTTGCTCCCCTAAGTTCAGAgcagctgtctctgtgctatgccAACCGCTCGGCTGCGCTCTACCATCTGCAGCACTACCAG gAATCACTTAATGACATGGACAAAGCTCTAAACAACGGCTATCCCTCTCAGCTTGTCCACAAACTGGAGGAGCGTCGCTCACAGTGCCTGAAGCACCTCTCTGCAGGTCAAAAGGCAAAAGAGGCTCATCACAATCCAGCCTCAAATGATCATAAAGGTCCAGACAGAGAGGGGCCGCTCACACTTGGGATTAGTCCTCAAGCTGCTGTAGGCTTCAGCCTGGAGAAAGGTAGACACCTGGTGGCTGCAGAGAGAATAGCAGCTGGGGAGGTTATCCTCAATGAAAGGTCGTACAGCTGTGTAGTTATACCAGGAATGGTGGAGGTGAAAGGTGAGGGAGCAAGGCAGGACACGGAGAGAGGAGTGTTGTTTGGAATGGAACACAGGCGCTGTCACAGGTGTTTGACTGAAACACTGTGTCCCGTGCCGTGTGAGGGGTGTAGTTCCACCCGATACTGCTCAGCTTCCTGTCAGCGGGACGCCTGGGAGGAACATCACCGCTGGGAGTGTCCACTGGGAGCAGATCTGATGGTGATGggtgtgatgtcacagctcGCTCTGAGGATAACACTGAAGGCGGGGTTAAAAAACATCCACATTGCCCGGGGTCCAATCAGAGGCGAGCACACAAAGTCAGTGCCAAGCTGTCCCATCAGAGAGTCCAGCGATTCTGATCCATGTCATTATTCATACTACGGTGACTCTTACCTGAGCGTGTTTCACCTGCTGCATCACCTGAATCGCCACAGCCCTGCTCTGCGCTTCCTGTGTGCGGTCACCGCAGCAACGCTCTATCTGAAGCTCAGTAAGGCAGGACATCCACCTGCATCGTGGGACCTCAGCAGACCCTCGGGCGAAAGCGAGGAGGGAGGTGTTGCAGATCGGAGCTCGGAGCTATGGATGCTGGGAAGTGCAGTCCTGAGACACGTCCTGCAGCTGAGGTGTAACGCCCAGGCAGTCGTCATGCTGCAAGATACAG GGGCAGCAAACTCGCCGGTGCAGTCCAGCAGGGAGCTCCGCATTGCTACTGCAATATTCCCAACTCTTAGTCTTTTGAATCACTCCTGCTGTCCCAACACCAGCCTGGCGTTCAGCACTGGAACAGGCGCTGATCCCTCTGGTTCAGATGTATCTGCAGACCTGAGCGAGAGTGAAGCTGAGGACAGAAGCACAGCCCGCGGAGTCGCTTTAACTGTCAGAGCAGCCAAAGTTATCCCTCCTGGACAAGAGATCCTGCACTGCTATG GTCcccacagcagcaggacggtgaCCCAAGAACGCCAGCGTCTCCTGCAGGAACAGTACTACttcctgtgtcagtgtgaggCGTGcaccctgcaggaggaggagggggagggtgCAGAGGGCAGACAGGAGTCATCAGCTGGTGGAGGTAGTCCACGTGACTCGGGTCTCCAGTGCGGCAAGTGCAAAGGATCTCTTCAA AAGCgcagtgaggacagaggaatAGCATTTATATGTTCGCAGTCATCCTGTGGTCATCGCATGTCTTCCTCTGAGGTGAGCCACAGGCTGCAGGAGATCAGGGTCCTCCTGGGGGAGGCCGTGGACCtcatggagggagagaggccaG ATGAGGCTCTGAGACTGTTGAGAAGGACCCAGGGTCAGTCTGGACTGatcctcacagagacacacccTCTGCAGGGGGAGCTGGCAGATGCCATGGCCAGAGCGTATGCTACGAAGG GTGACTGGAATAACGCGGCCTCCCATCTGGAGCGAAGCACTGTAGCTATTGGCTCCCAGTACGGAGAAGATAGTATTGAACTGAGTCGTCAACTCTTCAAGTTAGCTCAGCTGCACTTCAATGG tGGTGCCAGAGGCCCGGCCCTCTCTGTCATCCCCAAGGTCAGACGCCTCCTCTGCCTTCACTGTGGCCCTCACTGTCATGAAATACAGGAGCTGCAATGTATGGAAGACTGTCTACGAGGGTAG